The following proteins are co-located in the Patescibacteria group bacterium genome:
- the nusA gene encoding transcription termination factor NusA, giving the protein MSKNEIADAIKQICEEKNISHDSVIDTIQQALAAAYRKDFGEKNQNIKCEFNAENGKIRVFDVKTVVEDLPPEEETEESAAGKAEELGVVETKKQRNKETEKKEKQESDKDKVDDKEKDKIKKTKVKEGEPAESVEEEERKFNPRTDIQISEAIKIKKTAKIGDEIKSKLEIPDEFGRMAAQTAKQVIIQRLREAERDMLYQEYKNKEGQVLTGVVQRQEGRLVLVDLGNAIAILPADQQIGGENYNSGQRYRLYISEVKEASRGPEIVVSRIHQEIVRQLFAIEVPEIASGAVEIKAISREAGSRSKVAVATKEESIDPIGSCVGQRGTRIQTIINELGGEKIDIIEYDKEPSKFVSNALSPAKVVSVKVNEKEKTAKVKVKADQLSLAIGKAGQNVRLAARLTGWRIDIGEAEVTGGKTEAGMEKTESGETADKETKKQETKKQEIKKQETKKQETKKQEIKKQSAKGGPASGGEIKKQETKKQGAGDGDQEKKIDKPEKKDEKKEKDEEIKKQETEKQETTEKTGKKKTEDAGAEGVKGKGEKEKKDKK; this is encoded by the coding sequence ATGAGTAAAAACGAGATTGCAGACGCAATTAAACAAATTTGTGAAGAAAAAAATATTTCTCATGATTCAGTGATTGATACGATCCAGCAGGCTTTAGCAGCGGCTTACAGGAAAGATTTTGGCGAAAAGAATCAAAATATTAAATGCGAATTTAATGCCGAAAATGGAAAAATTCGGGTTTTTGATGTGAAGACCGTGGTGGAGGATTTGCCGCCGGAGGAGGAGACGGAAGAATCAGCGGCTGGGAAAGCTGAAGAGTTGGGGGTGGTAGAAACAAAGAAACAAAGAAATAAAGAAACAGAGAAAAAAGAGAAACAAGAAAGCGATAAAGATAAAGTTGATGACAAGGAGAAAGATAAGATTAAAAAGACCAAAGTCAAGGAAGGCGAGCCAGCGGAGTCAGTTGAGGAAGAAGAAAGGAAATTTAATCCTCGGACTGATATTCAAATATCAGAGGCTATAAAGATAAAAAAGACAGCCAAGATTGGTGATGAGATTAAAAGCAAACTAGAGATTCCCGATGAGTTTGGGAGAATGGCGGCCCAGACCGCTAAGCAGGTTATTATCCAAAGATTGCGCGAGGCCGAGCGGGATATGTTATATCAAGAATACAAGAATAAGGAAGGCCAGGTTTTGACTGGCGTAGTCCAGCGGCAAGAGGGCAGGCTGGTTTTGGTTGACTTAGGCAATGCAATAGCTATCTTGCCGGCAGACCAGCAAATTGGAGGTGAAAATTATAATTCTGGTCAGCGGTACCGTTTGTACATATCAGAGGTTAAAGAGGCATCCAGGGGACCAGAGATAGTTGTATCACGAATTCATCAAGAAATTGTCCGTCAGCTTTTTGCTATTGAGGTACCCGAGATTGCCTCGGGCGCAGTAGAAATTAAAGCCATTTCCAGGGAGGCCGGCTCTCGGTCTAAAGTGGCTGTGGCTACAAAAGAGGAAAGCATTGATCCAATCGGCTCCTGTGTTGGCCAGCGCGGCACCCGAATTCAAACTATTATCAATGAATTAGGCGGTGAGAAAATTGATATTATTGAATATGATAAAGAGCCTTCTAAATTTGTCAGTAATGCGTTATCCCCAGCCAAGGTAGTGAGCGTAAAAGTAAATGAAAAAGAAAAAACCGCTAAAGTAAAAGTCAAAGCAGATCAGTTGTCTTTGGCGATTGGAAAAGCCGGGCAAAATGTGCGCTTAGCCGCTCGATTGACCGGGTGGAGGATTGATATTGGGGAGGCGGAGGTGACTGGCGGTAAAACCGAGGCAGGGATGGAGAAGACAGAAAGTGGGGAGACCGCGGACAAAGAAACTAAGAAACAAGAAACTAAGAAACAAGAAATAAAGAAACAAGAAACTAAGAAACAAGAAACTAAGAAACAAGAAATAAAGAAACAATCCGCCAAAGGCGGACCCGCCTCGGGCGGGGAAATAAAGAAACAAGAAACTAAGAAACAGGGGGCGGGTGACGGTGATCAAGAAAAGAAAATTGATAAACCAGAAAAGAAGGATGAGAAGAAAGAGAAGGATGAAGAAATAAAGAAACAAGAAACAGAGAAACAAGAAACGACCGAGAAGACCGGCAAGAAGAAGACGGAAGACGCGGGAGCGGAGGGTGTCAAGGGTAAGGGCGAGAAAGAAAAGAAAGATAAAAAATAA